One window from the genome of Magnolia sinica isolate HGM2019 chromosome 4, MsV1, whole genome shotgun sequence encodes:
- the LOC131244068 gene encoding F-box protein At5g07610-like → MERRNLQSPFYRSLSMVVVGVVNGSCWCGIQTGPNILSWHYYPPEFAPVDKPNSGVPDPFLSFLGRDFLVSHSSNCLLLCERLPDYRRGYKYITYCVCNPTTKEYVLLPQPIQQPYFPINSISIAFDPSKSAHYKVVCISGTKSSHCCVNIYSSKTGLWRLSEQGPRIHRMCRKGVFWNGALHWTTGCYQSTLSFHVEKESFQTTKLPPKPTPLEIPRIYKYFGESNGHLYLIETYNVMVTEFHILEMKSDYSQWSVKYSVNFDSVLKAYPEMLVPSVLFYSEKDLKDPCLRISFTGLRFLVREGGELVLWMCIPGKIIWYRITDGTFGKYCDLATRMYGGCYFGGYSWLEVHSYSNTLSSIRPTSS, encoded by the exons atGGAGAGACGAAACCTGCAATCCCCTTTTTATAGAAGCTTATCAATGGTGGTTGTTGGTGTGGTAAATGGCAGTTGTTGGTGCG gcatccaaacaggccctaatatttTGTCATGGCACTACTACCCACCCGAATTTGCTCCTGTCGACAAACCTAATTCCGGAGTCCCCGacccatttctttctttcttaggaAGAGACTTCTTGGTATCTCATTCCAGCAACTGTCTTCTTCTATGTGAACGTCTACCTGATTATAGAAGAGGTTACAAATACATCACATACTGCGTTTGCAACCCCACCACTAAGGAATATGTTCTTCTTCCACAACCTATACAACAACCGTATTTTCCCATCAACAGCATTAGCATCGCATTCGACCCATCCAAGTCCGCCCACTACAAAGTAGTATGCATATCAGGTACAAAAAGCTCTCATTGCTGTGTAAATATCTATTCTTCCAAGACAGGTTTGTGGAGACTCTCAGAACAAGGTCCTAGGATCCATAGGATGTGTAGGAAGGGAGTGTTTTGGAATGGCGCACTGCATTGGACAACAGGTTGTTATCAATCAACTCTCTCTTTCCATGTTGAAAAGGAATCCTTTCAGACAACCAAACTGCCCCCAAAACCGACACCATTAGAGATTCCTCGGATATATAAATATTTTGGAGAGTCAAACGGACATTTATACTTGATAGAGACTTATAATGTGATGGTGACTGAATTCCATATCTTGGAGATGAAATCTGACTACTCGCAGTGGTCTGTGAAGTATAGTGTTAATTTCGATTCAGTGTTGAAGGCATATCCTGAGATGTTGGTGCCTTCTGTACTCTTCTACTCAGAAAAAGATTTGAAGGACCCGTGTCTTAGAATTTCATTTACTGGATTACGTTTTCTTGTTCGAGAAGGAGGAGAACTAGTGTTGTGGATGTGCATTCCTGGAAAGATCATTTGGTATCGGATTACAGATGGGACCTTTGGGAAGTATTGTGATTTGGCGACTCGGATGTATGGTGGTTGTTATTTTGGTGGCTATTCGTGGCTTGAAGTTCATTCATACTCAAATACTCTCTCATCCATTCGACCGACATCTTCTTAA